From a region of the Methanolobus tindarius DSM 2278 genome:
- a CDS encoding pirin family protein codes for MTKVVRADERHFVENDTINGYWIFSYSDYLDMKNTHFGDLKVFNDEILKAGKFYKPESLNDKEIVTVILDGELNHEDSTGNKEVLKAGDVQVLSSGSGATFTDMNMSGKDTHLLRLWIDPLMQNMKPACRQENFDMESQKNELVAIAGQGFPGAVKLRANTTVYMSKLDSGKVVEMLTDISRYVFIYVLEGEITTCGEKLAKNDQIRINQNDTIVLKANSNASFILVDATGSY; via the coding sequence ATGACAAAGGTAGTTAGAGCAGATGAAAGACATTTTGTCGAAAACGATACAATAAATGGTTACTGGATTTTCTCATATTCAGACTATCTGGATATGAAAAACACACATTTTGGAGACCTCAAGGTATTCAATGATGAGATTTTAAAAGCTGGAAAGTTTTACAAACCAGAGTCACTGAACGATAAGGAAATCGTTACTGTTATTCTTGATGGCGAACTGAACCATGAGGACAGCACCGGTAATAAGGAAGTCTTAAAAGCTGGTGATGTTCAGGTGCTTTCAAGCGGAAGCGGAGCTACTTTTACAGACATGAACATGTCCGGCAAGGACACGCATCTTTTACGTTTGTGGATAGACCCTCTTATGCAAAATATGAAACCTGCATGCAGACAGGAGAATTTTGATATGGAAAGCCAGAAGAATGAACTCGTAGCAATAGCAGGCCAGGGATTTCCGGGAGCAGTAAAACTCAGAGCAAATACCACTGTATATATGTCAAAACTGGATTCCGGAAAAGTTGTAGAGATGCTTACTGATATTTCAAGATACGTATTCATTTATGTACTTGAAGGAGAGATCACAACCTGCGGCGAAAAACTTGCAAAGAATGACCAGATACGCATAAACCAGAATGATACCATCGTTTTGAAAGCAAATTCTAATGCATCTTTTATTCTTGTAGATGCAACAGGAAGTTACTGA
- a CDS encoding Hsp20/alpha crystallin family protein, whose protein sequence is MNDKDHYSGDDEAPDRITSIDELIEHIMEMFSDSITEEDGKTVIRGFTIIGQPGKKPTVFGFSGQHEYEDSDYEDDEREGDFYIFNQEPFIDIFETDDKLVVLADLGVEEKHVEYYPYCSHVEITVITKDTGYSRVVDLPCGVDPETMAASYKNGVLELTFELAADEE, encoded by the coding sequence ATGAATGACAAAGATCATTACTCCGGTGATGACGAAGCGCCTGACAGAATAACAAGCATCGATGAACTGATAGAACACATTATGGAAATGTTCTCAGACAGCATCACAGAAGAAGATGGAAAAACTGTGATACGTGGTTTTACTATCATCGGGCAGCCAGGTAAAAAGCCTACTGTATTCGGGTTCAGTGGACAGCATGAATATGAAGATTCTGATTACGAGGATGATGAAAGAGAAGGTGACTTCTATATCTTCAACCAGGAACCCTTCATAGATATCTTTGAAACCGATGACAAGCTTGTTGTGCTTGCAGACCTTGGCGTTGAGGAAAAGCATGTGGAATATTATCCATATTGCTCCCACGTTGAAATAACTGTGATAACCAAAGATACAGGTTATTCAAGAGTCGTTGATCTACCATGTGGTGTAGACCCGGAAACTATGGCAGCAAGTTACAAAAACGGCGTACTTGAACTCACATTTGAACTTGCCGCTGATGAAGAATAA
- a CDS encoding diaminopimelate decarboxylase, producing MVSKQVPFTKEEITGLIEKYPTPFHVYDEKAIIENAMKLRKAFSIVNGFKEYFAVKALPNPYIMKLLKNEGFGSDCSSLPELLLSEKAGIVGENIMFSSNDTPAEEFIKARELGAIINLDDLSHIEFLEESAGLPEIVCCRYNPGPLKEGNAIIGNPEEAKYGFTREQLFTGYRMMKEKGVKRFGLHTMVASNELDPAYFIETAKILFELIAELSKELDIKFEFVNLGGGIGIPYRPEQEQVPYDVIAKGVAEAYDETIRANGLHPLKIFLECGRVITGPYGYLVSSVRHMKHIYKDYVGLDACMANLMRPALYGAYHHITVLGKEHEDHEMLYDVTGSLCENNDKFAIDRLLPEVERGDILVIHDAGAHGHAMGFNYNGKLRSAEFLLRPDGSFVQIRRAETIEDYFATLDFEGLAGFE from the coding sequence ATGGTGTCAAAACAAGTTCCATTCACAAAGGAAGAGATTACAGGGTTAATCGAAAAGTATCCGACACCTTTTCATGTATATGATGAGAAGGCTATCATAGAGAATGCCATGAAACTCAGAAAGGCATTCAGTATTGTCAATGGTTTTAAGGAATATTTCGCTGTGAAAGCACTTCCAAACCCATATATCATGAAGTTGCTTAAAAACGAAGGTTTCGGTTCAGACTGCAGTTCCCTGCCTGAACTTCTGCTTTCCGAAAAGGCCGGCATTGTAGGCGAAAATATCATGTTCAGTTCCAATGACACACCTGCAGAGGAATTCATCAAAGCCAGAGAACTTGGAGCTATAATTAATCTGGATGACCTGAGTCATATTGAGTTTCTGGAAGAGTCTGCCGGATTGCCTGAAATTGTCTGCTGCCGCTACAACCCCGGACCTTTGAAGGAAGGAAACGCTATTATCGGTAACCCTGAAGAAGCAAAGTATGGATTTACAAGAGAGCAACTTTTCACCGGATATCGAATGATGAAGGAGAAAGGTGTAAAAAGATTCGGTCTGCACACAATGGTTGCATCCAATGAGCTTGATCCTGCTTATTTTATTGAGACTGCAAAAATCCTTTTTGAGCTTATTGCCGAGCTTTCAAAGGAGCTTGACATTAAGTTTGAGTTCGTAAACCTTGGCGGTGGAATAGGTATTCCTTACAGGCCGGAACAGGAACAGGTTCCATACGATGTAATTGCAAAAGGTGTTGCAGAAGCCTACGATGAAACAATCAGGGCAAATGGCCTTCACCCACTGAAGATTTTCCTGGAATGTGGCAGGGTTATCACAGGACCATACGGTTATCTTGTTTCAAGTGTACGTCACATGAAGCATATTTACAAGGACTACGTTGGTCTTGATGCATGTATGGCAAACCTCATGCGTCCGGCTCTATACGGAGCTTATCATCACATTACTGTTCTTGGAAAAGAGCATGAAGATCATGAGATGCTCTACGATGTTACAGGTTCCCTCTGTGAAAACAATGACAAGTTTGCCATTGACAGGCTGTTACCTGAAGTAGAGAGAGGCGACATTCTCGTAATCCATGATGCAGGAGCACACGGACATGCCATGGGCTTTAACTATAACGGTAAGCTCAGATCAGCAGAATTCCTGCTGAGACCTGATGGTAGCTTCGTGCAGATTAGAAGAGCTGAGACAATAGAAGATTATTTTGCAACCCTTGATTTTGAGGGTCTTGCAGGTTTTGAATGA
- a CDS encoding secondary thiamine-phosphate synthase enzyme YjbQ, translating into MQIKTGKRIELIDITDRVKEQLHENGVQNGICVISTKHTTTSVIVNENESGLVSDILELLKILVPAHAGYAHDRIDNNADAHLKAVLLGSSETLPIIDGNLHLGTWQSIFFAEMDGPRTREVTVTVISSE; encoded by the coding sequence ATGCAGATCAAAACTGGCAAGAGGATAGAACTTATTGATATCACGGACAGGGTAAAAGAACAGTTGCATGAAAACGGTGTCCAGAATGGAATCTGTGTGATAAGTACTAAGCACACAACAACCTCGGTTATTGTTAATGAGAATGAATCAGGTCTAGTATCAGACATACTCGAATTGCTGAAGATTCTTGTCCCTGCACATGCCGGTTATGCACATGACAGGATTGATAACAATGCTGATGCACACTTAAAAGCAGTGTTACTTGGAAGTAGTGAAACTCTTCCAATCATAGATGGCAATTTGCATCTTGGAACCTGGCAGAGTATTTTCTTTGCGGAAATGGATGGTCCAAGGACAAGAGAAGTCACGGTTACTGTAATCAGCAGTGAATGA
- a CDS encoding helix-turn-helix domain-containing protein, with the protein MADDEQKVLDALKDANKPMRPGEIAEATGLESKEVSKILKTLKSSDAVCTPKRCFYAHVDYEKSE; encoded by the coding sequence ATGGCAGATGATGAACAGAAAGTACTCGATGCACTTAAAGATGCAAATAAACCGATGAGACCAGGAGAGATCGCTGAAGCAACCGGTCTTGAAAGCAAGGAAGTAAGCAAGATTCTCAAGACACTCAAAAGCTCAGATGCAGTCTGCACTCCAAAAAGATGTTTCTATGCACACGTTGACTACGAAAAGTCAGAGTAA
- a CDS encoding HIT family protein, with protein MDCLFCKIVAGAIPSHKVYEDENVYAFLDIYPCAEGHTIVLPKKHFGKFTDMSEEDAATLFASVNRIAKTVSETLGLEGMNIGINNGEIAGQTVPHVHVHIIPRRAGDGEGNMHTIVELHPSTDNLAELAEQLRNSF; from the coding sequence ATGGATTGTCTATTCTGTAAGATTGTTGCCGGTGCTATTCCTTCACATAAGGTCTATGAAGACGAGAATGTTTATGCGTTTCTGGATATCTATCCCTGTGCAGAGGGACACACTATTGTGCTTCCGAAAAAGCATTTTGGGAAATTCACTGACATGAGTGAGGAAGATGCTGCTACATTGTTTGCTTCTGTGAACAGGATAGCAAAAACTGTTTCAGAGACACTTGGACTTGAAGGCATGAATATTGGCATCAACAACGGAGAGATTGCCGGACAAACCGTACCGCATGTGCACGTTCACATAATCCCCAGACGTGCAGGTGACGGGGAAGGTAATATGCACACAATCGTGGAATTACATCCATCCACTGACAACCTTGCTGAACTTGCCGAACAGCTCAGGAATTCATTTTAA
- a CDS encoding toll/interleukin-1 receptor domain-containing protein, translating into MMVNLKSDTNEENNPTCFISYSWDNEEHKKWVMYLASKLQSNGIKVTLDEWHLQAGEDLHLFMEESIRNCDYVVIVLTPNYTKKANNREGGVGYENSIITGNIHKHLRKVKYIPIIKSGNIDNSIPEYLAGKKYISFLEERKFEDNLKALVHALYQKKINDIPPLGPNPFSKKETSNHHINLESSNDIIENEFINTNEILNEENNKYILIESGQKIPYLSSKSINSECIIYANIIHEEYENTVYLQHYEDSLHIDNLESVIKRYYSTFFANHHRVSAFSINQETCSWFGYGPLNFITAIKDQYHRYKDLKLRGEKIPHHEIAYFIDEWKDGIFFIGCQPSKVTKKEDSVIVGRVNIGFIFKKMPFDTKKYTDFFEYFQKTHLFYEPFKPLLKTKIINSKVNCEAFIIDNPHKEYGGWVCGIVGSNSKEINVSDSSFIDKIVVNFIPYHELSDKCEYNINSAKSMSLPTSGFTARIVNYKANCDLI; encoded by the coding sequence ATGATGGTTAACCTAAAAAGCGATACTAATGAGGAAAACAATCCTACATGCTTTATTAGTTATTCATGGGACAATGAAGAACACAAAAAATGGGTCATGTATCTAGCTTCTAAACTTCAATCTAATGGTATCAAAGTAACGCTAGATGAATGGCATTTGCAAGCTGGAGAAGATTTGCATCTTTTTATGGAAGAATCCATTAGAAATTGCGATTATGTGGTCATCGTTCTTACACCAAATTATACAAAAAAAGCTAACAACAGGGAAGGAGGAGTTGGCTACGAAAACTCCATCATAACAGGGAACATTCATAAGCATTTACGTAAAGTTAAATACATACCAATAATAAAATCTGGAAATATAGATAATTCTATTCCTGAGTATCTGGCAGGAAAAAAATATATCTCTTTTTTGGAAGAAAGAAAGTTTGAAGATAATTTAAAAGCATTAGTACATGCACTATATCAAAAAAAGATAAATGACATACCACCTCTAGGTCCAAATCCTTTTTCGAAAAAAGAAACAAGTAATCATCATATAAATCTGGAAAGTAGTAATGATATTATTGAAAATGAATTTATAAATACAAATGAGATTCTCAATGAAGAAAATAACAAATACATATTGATTGAAAGTGGTCAGAAGATTCCTTATTTAAGTTCAAAATCCATTAATTCAGAATGTATAATCTATGCAAATATAATTCATGAAGAATATGAAAATACAGTTTATCTGCAACATTATGAAGACTCTTTACACATTGATAATCTCGAGTCTGTTATTAAAAGATATTATTCTACATTTTTTGCAAATCATCATCGTGTGTCCGCTTTTAGTATTAATCAGGAAACTTGTAGTTGGTTTGGTTATGGACCTTTAAATTTTATTACTGCAATCAAAGACCAATATCATAGGTATAAAGATTTGAAGCTTCGTGGTGAGAAAATCCCTCATCATGAAATTGCCTATTTTATTGATGAATGGAAAGATGGTATTTTTTTCATAGGATGTCAACCAAGCAAAGTAACAAAAAAAGAAGATTCTGTCATTGTTGGTAGGGTTAATATTGGCTTCATTTTCAAAAAAATGCCTTTTGATACGAAAAAGTATACTGATTTCTTTGAATATTTCCAGAAAACACACTTGTTTTATGAACCTTTCAAGCCATTACTTAAAACTAAAATAATCAATTCTAAGGTTAATTGTGAGGCATTCATTATTGATAATCCACATAAAGAATATGGAGGATGGGTTTGTGGTATAGTTGGAAGTAATTCAAAAGAAATTAATGTTTCAGATTCATCATTTATTGACAAAATTGTTGTTAACTTTATCCCATATCATGAGCTGAGCGATAAATGTGAATATAACATAAATTCTGCAAAGTCAATGTCACTTCCTACATCCGGTTTTACCGCAAGAATTGTAAATTACAAAGCTAATTGCGATTTAATCTAG
- a CDS encoding sensor histidine kinase yields the protein MNTSRKIILASLVFGLFFWLFDSSVDYLFYYNGTFENLLINKVPGHEIYIRSTVFLLFLIFGIVLADSVSKINTANHELKERVKELDCLYEISCIIRDSSSLKDAFEKIVEIIPTSWQYPEITSSRIVFADLEIRSSNFVHSDIKLSHDITIDGEIVGSVEVFYLENREMDGNDPFVKEEYDLIEGIVRDITQFIVLKKKEEKILESEIKLRTLVNSIPDLVALKNPDGTYIKCNMKYEAFIGADKKDIIGKNDYIFLSKELADDFRRHEQEIIESGELTLEEKELFFVDGHSEIVDIIRGPIYNPDGSLMGLLFVGRDVTRRKEIEMSLFKDKLLAEELSEVKGKFLANMSHELRTPLSSIIGFSEVLEEKNYGELNDEQHKFVMNIRNSGNHLLELINNILDNAKIESGQMPFEPISFDLRDLIDEISMLVEPMAKAKPIDLVSTVEFDHFEVYADKIKMKQIMYNLISNAIKFTPVNGKIFINSRMNDGEVLISVTDTGIGIPANQQRNIFEPFKQAGTRDYYKGTGLGLAIVKQFVEMHGGKIRVESEVGNGSTFTVTLPVTS from the coding sequence ATGAACACGTCCCGCAAAATAATTCTTGCTTCCTTAGTATTCGGACTATTTTTCTGGCTCTTTGATAGCTCAGTAGACTATTTATTTTATTATAATGGAACATTTGAGAACTTGCTTATCAACAAAGTCCCGGGACATGAAATATACATTAGATCCACTGTTTTCCTTTTATTCCTTATCTTTGGGATAGTCCTTGCTGACTCCGTATCAAAGATTAATACAGCAAACCATGAACTGAAAGAAAGAGTCAAGGAACTTGATTGCCTCTATGAGATATCATGCATTATAAGGGATAGTTCATCACTTAAAGATGCATTTGAAAAAATAGTGGAGATTATTCCGACTTCATGGCAGTATCCGGAAATAACTAGTTCAAGAATTGTTTTTGCAGATCTGGAAATACGATCTTCTAACTTTGTCCACAGCGATATTAAACTGAGTCATGATATTACAATCGATGGAGAAATAGTCGGTTCTGTAGAAGTATTCTATCTGGAGAACAGAGAAATGGATGGAAATGATCCATTCGTGAAAGAGGAATATGATCTTATAGAAGGTATTGTCAGGGATATCACACAGTTTATTGTCCTGAAGAAAAAGGAAGAAAAAATACTGGAGAGTGAGATTAAACTGCGTACTCTTGTAAACAGTATTCCTGATCTGGTGGCCCTGAAAAATCCTGACGGGACTTACATAAAATGCAACATGAAGTATGAGGCTTTTATCGGGGCTGACAAAAAGGACATTATCGGGAAGAACGACTATATATTTCTTAGTAAGGAACTGGCGGATGATTTCAGAAGACATGAGCAGGAGATTATCGAATCCGGTGAGCTTACCCTGGAAGAAAAGGAGCTTTTCTTTGTAGACGGACACAGCGAAATAGTTGATATTATCCGTGGACCGATTTACAATCCTGACGGCTCCCTTATGGGTTTGTTGTTTGTCGGAAGAGATGTTACCAGGCGAAAGGAAATTGAAATGAGCCTTTTTAAGGATAAGCTGCTTGCCGAGGAACTGAGTGAGGTTAAGGGTAAGTTCCTTGCAAACATGAGTCATGAACTCCGCACACCTCTTAGTTCTATTATTGGTTTTTCTGAAGTTCTTGAAGAGAAAAACTATGGTGAACTGAATGATGAACAGCACAAGTTCGTTATGAATATCCGCAATAGCGGCAACCATCTTCTTGAACTTATCAATAATATACTTGACAATGCAAAGATAGAATCTGGCCAGATGCCTTTTGAGCCCATCAGTTTTGACCTTAGAGATCTTATAGATGAGATTTCCATGCTTGTTGAGCCTATGGCTAAAGCAAAGCCTATAGACCTTGTATCAACTGTTGAGTTTGACCACTTTGAAGTTTATGCTGATAAAATTAAGATGAAACAGATTATGTATAACCTGATAAGCAATGCTATCAAGTTCACACCTGTAAACGGAAAGATATTCATCAATTCCAGGATGAATGATGGTGAGGTACTGATATCTGTTACAGATACAGGAATCGGCATCCCTGCAAACCAGCAACGTAATATTTTTGAGCCTTTCAAACAAGCCGGTACCAGAGATTATTACAAGGGAACCGGCCTTGGACTTGCAATTGTCAAGCAGTTTGTGGAAATGCACGGCGGAAAAATCAGAGTTGAAAGCGAGGTAGGCAACGGAAGCACATTTACTGTGACTTTGCCGGTTACTTCTTAA
- a CDS encoding VIT domain-containing protein: MSTAAATADLDYMKVDININNGYVITTVEQKLTNNEDEADYDDFSIYKPEEAFISDFTLLINDKEYSSEVLPKGKAEKSMMEAVSQGKSAGLLTDEKGGRFEYAVNIQAGQSIIVRLTYEQALKKTLGEYEYVQPLYVQHDLDDLSVNVNIVSENKIITLETPGFNNTKISSVSNTEKRIYYRSDSIPNRDMKIVFSTESPELTGDMLFYETGGQGYMMHVFSPTVDQLGTPAMNKDIIFVIDKSRSMEGKKIEQVKSVFSEIISDLPEEDRFSIIFFDNRIMEFSDELMMASSDNKKDAMDFVNSLDASGRTDIDGALVKALEMFDENSDSVPIVVFLTDGIPTSGVKNTDNIRNDISNENDAQAAIFTVAFGIDKDEGYYDFLKVLSLENYGKADSFSISDDSMDDISNFYDTISTPLMTDIEYDYDGEVTGIVNTGESSLFAGSDAIVLGKYASGTGSISSTITGSTRSGTQEFSNNFVVRSSSSNSFIPRLWAYEKIMNLLDRIDVEGEKAEMVEEVTDLSMEFGFATPYTSLYVEMPEEEEPEPAAPPAEYEAVAEEVEEEEEEAVQETMVEEIPLVEDETVMAESDDVEENTDKEETPGFEIVYAIIGVFAATYCKCPGFSKK, from the coding sequence GTGTCTACGGCTGCTGCAACAGCAGACCTTGATTATATGAAAGTTGACATCAACATCAACAATGGGTACGTAATAACAACTGTTGAGCAAAAACTGACCAATAATGAAGATGAGGCAGATTACGATGATTTCAGCATATATAAACCTGAAGAGGCGTTCATTTCTGATTTCACTTTGTTGATAAATGATAAAGAATACAGCTCGGAAGTGTTGCCAAAAGGAAAAGCTGAAAAGAGTATGATGGAAGCGGTTTCCCAGGGTAAGTCTGCCGGACTTCTGACGGATGAAAAGGGTGGCAGATTTGAATATGCGGTAAACATTCAGGCGGGGCAGAGTATCATTGTGAGACTGACATACGAGCAGGCATTGAAAAAGACGCTTGGAGAATATGAATATGTGCAGCCGCTTTACGTTCAGCATGACCTTGATGACCTCAGCGTTAATGTGAACATTGTATCAGAAAATAAGATAATAACCCTGGAAACACCGGGATTCAATAATACAAAGATAAGTTCTGTTTCTAACACTGAAAAGAGAATCTATTATCGTTCTGATTCAATTCCAAACCGTGACATGAAAATAGTTTTCAGCACCGAAAGTCCTGAACTTACAGGAGACATGCTCTTTTATGAAACTGGTGGACAGGGTTACATGATGCATGTGTTCTCACCTACAGTGGATCAACTTGGGACCCCGGCAATGAATAAGGATATCATTTTTGTGATCGACAAATCCCGGTCAATGGAAGGGAAGAAAATAGAACAGGTTAAGAGTGTATTCTCTGAGATAATATCCGACCTGCCGGAAGAAGACAGGTTCAGTATTATCTTTTTTGATAACCGCATTATGGAGTTTTCAGATGAACTTATGATGGCAAGTAGTGACAACAAGAAAGATGCCATGGATTTTGTAAACAGCCTTGATGCCAGTGGCAGAACGGATATTGATGGTGCCCTTGTAAAAGCTCTTGAAATGTTTGATGAGAACAGCGATAGTGTCCCTATTGTTGTTTTCCTGACTGATGGCATACCCACATCCGGAGTTAAGAACACAGATAACATACGCAATGATATAAGCAATGAAAACGATGCGCAGGCAGCAATATTTACCGTTGCTTTTGGTATCGATAAAGATGAAGGTTACTATGATTTCCTTAAAGTCCTGAGTCTTGAGAACTATGGAAAAGCAGATAGTTTTTCAATTTCTGATGATTCCATGGATGATATAAGCAATTTCTATGATACTATTTCTACGCCCCTGATGACTGATATTGAGTACGATTATGACGGAGAGGTAACAGGCATTGTAAACACCGGAGAGAGCAGTCTTTTTGCAGGTTCTGATGCAATTGTACTTGGAAAATATGCATCAGGAACCGGAAGCATAAGTTCCACGATAACAGGAAGCACACGTTCAGGAACTCAGGAGTTCAGCAACAATTTTGTCGTCAGATCAAGTTCATCCAATTCTTTTATTCCAAGACTCTGGGCGTACGAGAAAATAATGAACCTGCTGGACCGTATTGATGTTGAAGGTGAAAAGGCAGAGATGGTTGAAGAGGTCACCGACCTGTCGATGGAATTTGGTTTTGCAACCCCTTACACTTCGCTTTATGTTGAGATGCCGGAAGAGGAAGAACCTGAACCTGCTGCACCACCTGCAGAGTATGAGGCTGTTGCTGAGGAAGTAGAAGAAGAAGAAGAAGAAGCTGTACAGGAAACTATGGTTGAAGAAATACCGCTTGTGGAAGATGAAACTGTAATGGCAGAATCAGATGATGTTGAAGAAAATACTGACAAAGAAGAGACACCGGGATTTGAAATCGTGTATGCCATTATTGGAGTTTTTGCAGCTACATATTGTAAGTGCCCAGGTTTTTCCAAGAAGTGA
- the sfsA gene encoding DNA/RNA nuclease SfsA translates to MSQKTSSTTNAFQKVLSIQTDVQGILIERPNRFLAIVEIDVNGRKSQEKVHVHDPGRLIDILYPGNRVLLRKASNPKRKTGWDMIAGRSGDNWILINSAFHRQISEWVIENNIVDLFSNTDKVLPEQKFGESRLDYLLLKGDTDIWIEVKGCTLAEKTTASFPDAPTTRGKRHLDELIKARLEGHEAAILILIFRPEAECFTANGIIDPDFAHTFEKALEAGVNVFPLLFSFEGNTVMYHSQLPLCRNILYEK, encoded by the coding sequence ATGTCACAGAAAACCAGCTCTACAACAAATGCTTTCCAGAAAGTTCTCAGTATTCAAACCGATGTCCAGGGAATACTTATTGAAAGACCAAATCGTTTCCTGGCCATTGTTGAGATCGATGTGAACGGAAGAAAAAGTCAGGAAAAAGTTCACGTCCATGACCCGGGCAGGCTTATTGATATCCTGTACCCCGGAAACCGTGTACTGCTTCGAAAAGCCAGCAACCCGAAAAGAAAAACAGGCTGGGACATGATAGCCGGAAGGTCCGGAGACAACTGGATTTTAATTAACTCAGCATTTCACAGGCAAATATCCGAATGGGTAATTGAGAATAATATTGTTGACCTTTTCAGTAATACTGATAAAGTTCTTCCTGAACAGAAGTTCGGAGAGAGCAGACTTGATTATCTCCTGTTAAAAGGAGATACTGATATCTGGATTGAAGTAAAAGGCTGTACATTGGCAGAAAAGACAACCGCATCTTTTCCTGATGCACCAACAACCCGTGGAAAACGCCACCTGGATGAACTTATCAAAGCCAGATTAGAAGGTCATGAAGCCGCAATTCTTATTCTCATATTCAGACCTGAAGCAGAATGTTTCACAGCAAATGGTATAATTGACCCGGATTTTGCCCATACTTTTGAAAAGGCACTTGAAGCAGGTGTAAATGTATTTCCACTTCTCTTTTCATTCGAAGGAAATACGGTTATGTATCATTCACAGCTCCCGCTCTGTAGGAATATTCTTTATGAAAAATAA
- a CDS encoding radical SAM/SPASM domain-containing protein, whose amino-acid sequence MIENHYGILTADNYNVETGMTCGSVLPDKSAVPYFPFRISKDNDIWITKDPLSSEIQELNEAAYWLLKMCDGYRTLDEIITQLSTSFHSEQDTVMRKSRSVLDELTNRGLLWWRSERMNYWKVPAPAGVLWDLTSKCNLRCRHCVVSAGEECNDELGFEDCCRLVDEFADFGVAQLILSGGEPMIRKDFFGIAEYAASRNILIQVATNGTLIDEDAAEKLANIGARAQVSLDSSIPAIHDTFRQSLGSWQKTVDGIKLLVKAGVPVTLAAAVTTMNIDNIPELYELGKELGVHTFRILPFVPSGRGMEALDLEVKPERMQELTEFLLGKREADGPEIAPMEFECTFQPIPEQGFKTDSDARIGCDGAIGYCTVTSKGDVLPCNYFEGADVENVKDRSFRWIWDNSRFLNYFRSLKASDMKGECSRCQWLSVCRGSCIAANFTRRDLFQANCHCWLVNEK is encoded by the coding sequence GTGATAGAAAATCACTATGGCATATTGACAGCAGATAATTATAACGTAGAAACCGGAATGACCTGTGGGAGTGTTCTTCCGGATAAATCTGCTGTCCCTTATTTTCCTTTCAGGATAAGTAAGGACAATGATATATGGATTACAAAAGACCCACTCAGTTCTGAAATTCAGGAACTGAATGAAGCTGCATACTGGTTACTCAAAATGTGTGACGGGTACCGGACACTCGATGAGATAATCACACAATTGAGTACTTCTTTTCATTCTGAACAGGATACTGTGATGAGAAAAAGCAGATCGGTACTTGATGAACTTACAAACAGGGGACTTTTGTGGTGGCGTAGTGAAAGGATGAACTACTGGAAAGTGCCTGCTCCTGCCGGTGTGCTCTGGGACCTTACATCAAAATGCAATCTCAGATGCAGACATTGCGTTGTGAGTGCCGGAGAGGAATGCAACGATGAGCTGGGGTTTGAAGATTGCTGCAGGCTTGTCGATGAGTTTGCTGATTTTGGAGTAGCTCAGCTTATACTCAGCGGCGGTGAACCTATGATTAGAAAAGACTTTTTTGGCATAGCAGAATATGCTGCCTCTAGGAATATACTGATACAGGTAGCCACCAACGGAACACTGATAGATGAAGATGCTGCTGAGAAGCTGGCAAATATAGGAGCAAGAGCACAGGTTAGTCTTGATTCAAGCATACCGGCCATACATGATACTTTTCGCCAGTCTCTGGGTTCATGGCAAAAGACAGTTGATGGAATTAAATTGCTGGTAAAAGCTGGCGTTCCTGTTACACTGGCAGCCGCAGTAACCACAATGAATATTGATAATATCCCTGAACTTTATGAACTGGGAAAAGAACTGGGAGTGCATACATTCAGAATCCTGCCCTTTGTTCCTTCAGGACGTGGAATGGAAGCTCTTGATCTGGAAGTAAAACCGGAAAGGATGCAGGAGCTGACAGAATTCCTGCTTGGCAAAAGGGAAGCTGATGGCCCTGAAATTGCACCTATGGAATTTGAGTGTACTTTCCAGCCAATTCCGGAACAGGGATTTAAGACTGATTCAGATGCACGAATCGGATGTGATGGTGCCATCGGATACTGCACTGTCACTTCAAAAGGAGATGTGCTTCCCTGCAACTATTTTGAGGGAGCAGATGTTGAGAATGTGAAAGACAGGTCTTTCAGGTGGATATGGGATAATTCACGATTCTTAAACTATTTCAGGAGCCTGAAAGCCTCGGACATGAAAGGTGAATGCAGCAGGTGTCAGTGGCTTTCTGTTTGCAGGGGGAGCTGTATTGCGGCAAATTTCACAAGGAGAGATCTTTTCCAGGCAAACTGTCACTGCTGGCTGGTAAATGAAAAATGA